In Perognathus longimembris pacificus isolate PPM17 chromosome 3, ASM2315922v1, whole genome shotgun sequence, a single window of DNA contains:
- the Zc3h12c gene encoding probable ribonuclease ZC3H12C isoform X3, which yields MGLKDLLGHDLGHLYVESSDPRSSAAVPWPMVEKAAMDGIHAGKEERGGSEEHASSASSGDSEESTHSDHEPEQQKSISIEPCLLTKTHRQLCRSPCLEPHLLKRSEILQDFKPEDAQTPSKEAKKPPDVVREYQTKLEFALKLGYSEEQVQLVLNKLGTDALINDILGELVKLGNKSETDQTASPMNSVMREVSSLESQRSESPMQEMVADDGENLRPIVIDGSNVAMSHGNKEVFSCRGIKLAVDWFLDRGHKDITVFVPAWRKEQSRPDAVITDQEILRKLEKEKILVFTPSRRVQGRRVVCYDDRFIVKLAFESDGIIVSNDNYRDLANEKPEWKKFIDERLLMYSFVNDKFMPPDDPLGRHGPSLDNFLRKKPIVPEHKKQPCPYGKKCTYGHKCKYYHPERGSQPQRSVADELRAMSRNTAAKTATEGGLVKSNSVPCSTKTDSTSDMKRGAPKRQSDPSIRTQVYQDLEEKLPTKNKLETRSVPSLVSIPAPPTTKPQSTTSLSNGLPSGVHFPPQDQRPQGQYPPLMMATKNHGTPMPYEQYPKCDSPVDIGYYSMLNAYSNLSISGPRSPERRFSLDTDYRVSSVASDCSSEGSMSCGSSDSYAGYNDRSYVSSPDPQLEESLKCQHMHPHSRLNSQPFLQNFHDPLTRVQSYSHEEPKFHHKPPLPHLAAHLQHPAVGARSSCPGDYPSPPTSTHSKAPHLGRSLVATRIDSISDSRLYDSSPSRQRKPYSRQEGLGSWDRPSYGMDAYGYRQTYSLPDNATPPCYEQFTFQSLPEQPEPNTWRVPYCGMPPDPPRYLDNREKIYINLCNIFPPDLVRLVMKRNPHMTDAQQLAAAILVEKSQLGY from the exons ATGGGTCTGAAGGATCTCCTGGGACATGACCTTGGCCATCTCTATGTGGAAAGCTCAGACCCACGTTCAAGCGCGGCTGTCCCCTGGCCAATGGTAGAAAAGGCAGCGATGGATGGCATCCATgctggaaaggaggagagggggggatcTGAAGAGCACGCGAGCTCCGCGAGCTCGGGGGACTCTGAGGAAAGCACCCATTCTGATCACGAGCCCGAGCAGCAGAAGAGCATTTCCATAGAGCCATGCTTACTCACCAAGACTCACAGGCAGTTGTGTCGGTCCCCGTGCTTAGAGCCGCACCTCCTCAAACGCAGTGAGATTTTGCAAGACTTTAAACCCGAGGATGCCCAGACTCCATCCAAGGAAGCGAAGAAACCCCCCGATGTGGTTCGAGAATACCAAACGAAACTGGAGTTTGCCCTGAAGTTAGGTTATTCCGAAGAACAGGTTCAGCTTGTGCTCAACAAACTTGGTACCGATGCTTTAATCAACGATATCTTGGGAGAACTCGTCAAGCTTGGAAATAAAAGCGAGACCGATCAGACCGCGAGTCCGATGAACAGTGTCATGCGGGAAGTGTCATCTCTAGAGTCCCAGAGGTCCGAGTCGCCCATGCAGGAGATGGTGGCGGATGATGGTGAAAACCTGAGGCCCATCGTTATTGATGGTAGCAACGTGGCAATGAG CCATGGAAACAAAGAAGTCTTTTCCTGCCGAGGAATAAAATTGGCAGTGGATTGGTTTTTGGACAGAGGCCACAAAGATATCACTGTTTTTGTTCCTGCCTGGAGGAAAGAGCAGTCGCGTCCTGATGCTGTCATCACAG ATCAGGAAATCTTACGCAAGTTAGAGAAGGAGAAGATCTTGGTGTTCACGCCATCGCGGCGAGTCCAGGGAAGGAGAGTGGTTTGCTATGATGACAGGTTCATCGTGAAACTGGCTTTTGAGTCCGATGGCATCATTGTCTCCAATGACAACTACAGGGATTTGGCCAATGAGAAACCAGAATGGAAGAAGTTCATAGACGAACGGTTATTAATGTATTCCTTCGTCAATGACAA GTTCATGCCTCCTGATGACCCTCTGGGCAGGCACGGCCCAAGCCTGGACAACTTTCTGAGAAAGAAACCCATCGTTCCTGAACACAAAAAGCAGCCTTGTCCTTatg GAAAGAAGTGCACCTATGGGCATAAGTGCAAATATTACCATCCGGAAAGGGGCAGTCAGCCTCAGCGATCAGTGGCTGATGAACTTCGCGCCATGTCTAGAAACACAGCAGCCAAAACTGCCACTGAAGGAGGGCTGGTGAAAAGCAACAGTGTCCCTTGTAGCACGAAGACAGACAGTACTTCCGACATGAAGCGAGGGGCTCCAAAGAGGCAGTCTGATCCAAGCATAAGGACTCAAGTCTACCAAGACCTAGAAGAAAAGCTTCCCACCAAAAACAAGTTGGAAACCAGGTCCGTCCCTTCCTTAGTTAGCATTCCGGCTCCTCCTACTACCAAACCCCAAAGCACTACATCTCTAAGCAATGGCCTTCCATCTGGAGTGCATTTCCCACCTCAGGATCAAAGACCACAGGGACAATATCCTCCACTGATGATGGCAACCAAAAATCATGGAACGCCAATGCCTTATGAACAGTACCCCAAATGTGACTCACCCGTTGACATTGGGTATTACTCCATGTTGAACGCGTATTCAAATCTGAGTATCTCAGGCCCACGAAGTCCTGAAAGGCGTTTCTCCTTAGACACAGATTACCGAGTGAGTTCCGTGGCCTCGGACTGCAGCAGTGAAGGGAGTATGAGCTGCGGGAGCAGTGACTCCTACGCGGGGTACAACGACCGCTCCTACGTCAGCTCTCCCGACCCGCAGCTGGAAGAGAGTCTGAAGTGTCAACACATGCACCCTCACAGCCGCCTtaattcccagcccttcttgcaGAATTTCCACGACCCCTTAACCAGAGTGCAGAGTTACAGTCATGAAGAACCAAAGTTCCATCACAAGCCTCCCCTCCCGCATCTGGCCGCGCACCTGCAGCATCCAGCTGTGGGCGCCCGGTCCAGCTGCCCCGGGGATTACCCCTCGCCACCCACTTCCACCCACTCGAAGGCACCGCACCTAGGGAGGTCTTTGGTGGCCACTAGAATAGACAGCATTTCCGATTCTCGACTCTATGACAGCTCTCCTTCAAGACAAAGAAAGCCCTACTCccgccaggaggggctgggaagctGGGATAGGCCGAGTTACGGGATGGATGCCTATGGGTATCGGCAGACTTACTCCTTACCTGATAACGCCACTCCACCCTGCTACGAGCAGTTCACCTTCCAGAGCCTACCTGagcagccagagcccaacacctGGCGAGTCCCATACTGTGGAATGCCACCCGACCCTCCCAGGTACCTGGACAACCGAGAGAAGATTTATATCAACTTGTGTAACATCTTCCCACCCGACCTTGTAAGACTGGTCATGAAAAGGAACCCTCACATGACAGATGCTCAGCAGCTGGCCGCAGCTATTTTAGTGGAGAAATCCCAGCTGGGTTATTGA
- the Zc3h12c gene encoding probable ribonuclease ZC3H12C isoform X2 has product MAAEKTLQEYGVLCLQEYRNNSKVESSPCTSFMGLKDLLGHDLGHLYVESSDPRSSAAVPWPMVEKAAMDGIHAGKEERGGSEEHASSASSGDSEESTHSDHEPEQQKSISIEPCLLTKTHRQLCRSPCLEPHLLKRSEILQDFKPEDAQTPSKEAKKPPDVVREYQTKLEFALKLGYSEEQVQLVLNKLGTDALINDILGELVKLGNKSETDQTASPMNSVMREVSSLESQRSESPMQEMVADDGENLRPIVIDGSNVAMSHGNKEVFSCRGIKLAVDWFLDRGHKDITVFVPAWRKEQSRPDAVITDQEILRKLEKEKILVFTPSRRVQGRRVVCYDDRFIVKLAFESDGIIVSNDNYRDLANEKPEWKKFIDERLLMYSFVNDKFMPPDDPLGRHGPSLDNFLRKKPIVPEHKKQPCPYGKKCTYGHKCKYYHPERGSQPQRSVADELRAMSRNTAAKTATEGGLVKSNSVPCSTKTDSTSDMKRGAPKRQSDPSIRTQVYQDLEEKLPTKNKLETRSVPSLVSIPAPPTTKPQSTTSLSNGLPSGVHFPPQDQRPQGQYPPLMMATKNHGTPMPYEQYPKCDSPVDIGYYSMLNAYSNLSISGPRSPERRFSLDTDYRVSSVASDCSSEGSMSCGSSDSYAGYNDRSYVSSPDPQLEESLKCQHMHPHSRLNSQPFLQNFHDPLTRVQSYSHEEPKFHHKPPLPHLAAHLQHPAVGARSSCPGDYPSPPTSTHSKAPHLGRSLVATRIDSISDSRLYDSSPSRQRKPYSRQEGLGSWDRPSYGMDAYGYRQTYSLPDNATPPCYEQFTFQSLPEQPEPNTWRVPYCGMPPDPPRYLDNREKIYINLCNIFPPDLVRLVMKRNPHMTDAQQLAAAILVEKSQLGY; this is encoded by the exons GAATACGGGGTGCTCTGCCTTCAGGAATACAGAAACAACAGCAAAGTCGAGTCGAGTCCATGTACCAGCTTCATGGGTCTGAAGGATCTCCTGGGACATGACCTTGGCCATCTCTATGTGGAAAGCTCAGACCCACGTTCAAGCGCGGCTGTCCCCTGGCCAATGGTAGAAAAGGCAGCGATGGATGGCATCCATgctggaaaggaggagagggggggatcTGAAGAGCACGCGAGCTCCGCGAGCTCGGGGGACTCTGAGGAAAGCACCCATTCTGATCACGAGCCCGAGCAGCAGAAGAGCATTTCCATAGAGCCATGCTTACTCACCAAGACTCACAGGCAGTTGTGTCGGTCCCCGTGCTTAGAGCCGCACCTCCTCAAACGCAGTGAGATTTTGCAAGACTTTAAACCCGAGGATGCCCAGACTCCATCCAAGGAAGCGAAGAAACCCCCCGATGTGGTTCGAGAATACCAAACGAAACTGGAGTTTGCCCTGAAGTTAGGTTATTCCGAAGAACAGGTTCAGCTTGTGCTCAACAAACTTGGTACCGATGCTTTAATCAACGATATCTTGGGAGAACTCGTCAAGCTTGGAAATAAAAGCGAGACCGATCAGACCGCGAGTCCGATGAACAGTGTCATGCGGGAAGTGTCATCTCTAGAGTCCCAGAGGTCCGAGTCGCCCATGCAGGAGATGGTGGCGGATGATGGTGAAAACCTGAGGCCCATCGTTATTGATGGTAGCAACGTGGCAATGAG CCATGGAAACAAAGAAGTCTTTTCCTGCCGAGGAATAAAATTGGCAGTGGATTGGTTTTTGGACAGAGGCCACAAAGATATCACTGTTTTTGTTCCTGCCTGGAGGAAAGAGCAGTCGCGTCCTGATGCTGTCATCACAG ATCAGGAAATCTTACGCAAGTTAGAGAAGGAGAAGATCTTGGTGTTCACGCCATCGCGGCGAGTCCAGGGAAGGAGAGTGGTTTGCTATGATGACAGGTTCATCGTGAAACTGGCTTTTGAGTCCGATGGCATCATTGTCTCCAATGACAACTACAGGGATTTGGCCAATGAGAAACCAGAATGGAAGAAGTTCATAGACGAACGGTTATTAATGTATTCCTTCGTCAATGACAA GTTCATGCCTCCTGATGACCCTCTGGGCAGGCACGGCCCAAGCCTGGACAACTTTCTGAGAAAGAAACCCATCGTTCCTGAACACAAAAAGCAGCCTTGTCCTTatg GAAAGAAGTGCACCTATGGGCATAAGTGCAAATATTACCATCCGGAAAGGGGCAGTCAGCCTCAGCGATCAGTGGCTGATGAACTTCGCGCCATGTCTAGAAACACAGCAGCCAAAACTGCCACTGAAGGAGGGCTGGTGAAAAGCAACAGTGTCCCTTGTAGCACGAAGACAGACAGTACTTCCGACATGAAGCGAGGGGCTCCAAAGAGGCAGTCTGATCCAAGCATAAGGACTCAAGTCTACCAAGACCTAGAAGAAAAGCTTCCCACCAAAAACAAGTTGGAAACCAGGTCCGTCCCTTCCTTAGTTAGCATTCCGGCTCCTCCTACTACCAAACCCCAAAGCACTACATCTCTAAGCAATGGCCTTCCATCTGGAGTGCATTTCCCACCTCAGGATCAAAGACCACAGGGACAATATCCTCCACTGATGATGGCAACCAAAAATCATGGAACGCCAATGCCTTATGAACAGTACCCCAAATGTGACTCACCCGTTGACATTGGGTATTACTCCATGTTGAACGCGTATTCAAATCTGAGTATCTCAGGCCCACGAAGTCCTGAAAGGCGTTTCTCCTTAGACACAGATTACCGAGTGAGTTCCGTGGCCTCGGACTGCAGCAGTGAAGGGAGTATGAGCTGCGGGAGCAGTGACTCCTACGCGGGGTACAACGACCGCTCCTACGTCAGCTCTCCCGACCCGCAGCTGGAAGAGAGTCTGAAGTGTCAACACATGCACCCTCACAGCCGCCTtaattcccagcccttcttgcaGAATTTCCACGACCCCTTAACCAGAGTGCAGAGTTACAGTCATGAAGAACCAAAGTTCCATCACAAGCCTCCCCTCCCGCATCTGGCCGCGCACCTGCAGCATCCAGCTGTGGGCGCCCGGTCCAGCTGCCCCGGGGATTACCCCTCGCCACCCACTTCCACCCACTCGAAGGCACCGCACCTAGGGAGGTCTTTGGTGGCCACTAGAATAGACAGCATTTCCGATTCTCGACTCTATGACAGCTCTCCTTCAAGACAAAGAAAGCCCTACTCccgccaggaggggctgggaagctGGGATAGGCCGAGTTACGGGATGGATGCCTATGGGTATCGGCAGACTTACTCCTTACCTGATAACGCCACTCCACCCTGCTACGAGCAGTTCACCTTCCAGAGCCTACCTGagcagccagagcccaacacctGGCGAGTCCCATACTGTGGAATGCCACCCGACCCTCCCAGGTACCTGGACAACCGAGAGAAGATTTATATCAACTTGTGTAACATCTTCCCACCCGACCTTGTAAGACTGGTCATGAAAAGGAACCCTCACATGACAGATGCTCAGCAGCTGGCCGCAGCTATTTTAGTGGAGAAATCCCAGCTGGGTTATTGA
- the Zc3h12c gene encoding probable ribonuclease ZC3H12C isoform X1 has product MILLVASWRWGGFQSRTKLGREEYGVLCLQEYRNNSKVESSPCTSFMGLKDLLGHDLGHLYVESSDPRSSAAVPWPMVEKAAMDGIHAGKEERGGSEEHASSASSGDSEESTHSDHEPEQQKSISIEPCLLTKTHRQLCRSPCLEPHLLKRSEILQDFKPEDAQTPSKEAKKPPDVVREYQTKLEFALKLGYSEEQVQLVLNKLGTDALINDILGELVKLGNKSETDQTASPMNSVMREVSSLESQRSESPMQEMVADDGENLRPIVIDGSNVAMSHGNKEVFSCRGIKLAVDWFLDRGHKDITVFVPAWRKEQSRPDAVITDQEILRKLEKEKILVFTPSRRVQGRRVVCYDDRFIVKLAFESDGIIVSNDNYRDLANEKPEWKKFIDERLLMYSFVNDKFMPPDDPLGRHGPSLDNFLRKKPIVPEHKKQPCPYGKKCTYGHKCKYYHPERGSQPQRSVADELRAMSRNTAAKTATEGGLVKSNSVPCSTKTDSTSDMKRGAPKRQSDPSIRTQVYQDLEEKLPTKNKLETRSVPSLVSIPAPPTTKPQSTTSLSNGLPSGVHFPPQDQRPQGQYPPLMMATKNHGTPMPYEQYPKCDSPVDIGYYSMLNAYSNLSISGPRSPERRFSLDTDYRVSSVASDCSSEGSMSCGSSDSYAGYNDRSYVSSPDPQLEESLKCQHMHPHSRLNSQPFLQNFHDPLTRVQSYSHEEPKFHHKPPLPHLAAHLQHPAVGARSSCPGDYPSPPTSTHSKAPHLGRSLVATRIDSISDSRLYDSSPSRQRKPYSRQEGLGSWDRPSYGMDAYGYRQTYSLPDNATPPCYEQFTFQSLPEQPEPNTWRVPYCGMPPDPPRYLDNREKIYINLCNIFPPDLVRLVMKRNPHMTDAQQLAAAILVEKSQLGY; this is encoded by the exons GAATACGGGGTGCTCTGCCTTCAGGAATACAGAAACAACAGCAAAGTCGAGTCGAGTCCATGTACCAGCTTCATGGGTCTGAAGGATCTCCTGGGACATGACCTTGGCCATCTCTATGTGGAAAGCTCAGACCCACGTTCAAGCGCGGCTGTCCCCTGGCCAATGGTAGAAAAGGCAGCGATGGATGGCATCCATgctggaaaggaggagagggggggatcTGAAGAGCACGCGAGCTCCGCGAGCTCGGGGGACTCTGAGGAAAGCACCCATTCTGATCACGAGCCCGAGCAGCAGAAGAGCATTTCCATAGAGCCATGCTTACTCACCAAGACTCACAGGCAGTTGTGTCGGTCCCCGTGCTTAGAGCCGCACCTCCTCAAACGCAGTGAGATTTTGCAAGACTTTAAACCCGAGGATGCCCAGACTCCATCCAAGGAAGCGAAGAAACCCCCCGATGTGGTTCGAGAATACCAAACGAAACTGGAGTTTGCCCTGAAGTTAGGTTATTCCGAAGAACAGGTTCAGCTTGTGCTCAACAAACTTGGTACCGATGCTTTAATCAACGATATCTTGGGAGAACTCGTCAAGCTTGGAAATAAAAGCGAGACCGATCAGACCGCGAGTCCGATGAACAGTGTCATGCGGGAAGTGTCATCTCTAGAGTCCCAGAGGTCCGAGTCGCCCATGCAGGAGATGGTGGCGGATGATGGTGAAAACCTGAGGCCCATCGTTATTGATGGTAGCAACGTGGCAATGAG CCATGGAAACAAAGAAGTCTTTTCCTGCCGAGGAATAAAATTGGCAGTGGATTGGTTTTTGGACAGAGGCCACAAAGATATCACTGTTTTTGTTCCTGCCTGGAGGAAAGAGCAGTCGCGTCCTGATGCTGTCATCACAG ATCAGGAAATCTTACGCAAGTTAGAGAAGGAGAAGATCTTGGTGTTCACGCCATCGCGGCGAGTCCAGGGAAGGAGAGTGGTTTGCTATGATGACAGGTTCATCGTGAAACTGGCTTTTGAGTCCGATGGCATCATTGTCTCCAATGACAACTACAGGGATTTGGCCAATGAGAAACCAGAATGGAAGAAGTTCATAGACGAACGGTTATTAATGTATTCCTTCGTCAATGACAA GTTCATGCCTCCTGATGACCCTCTGGGCAGGCACGGCCCAAGCCTGGACAACTTTCTGAGAAAGAAACCCATCGTTCCTGAACACAAAAAGCAGCCTTGTCCTTatg GAAAGAAGTGCACCTATGGGCATAAGTGCAAATATTACCATCCGGAAAGGGGCAGTCAGCCTCAGCGATCAGTGGCTGATGAACTTCGCGCCATGTCTAGAAACACAGCAGCCAAAACTGCCACTGAAGGAGGGCTGGTGAAAAGCAACAGTGTCCCTTGTAGCACGAAGACAGACAGTACTTCCGACATGAAGCGAGGGGCTCCAAAGAGGCAGTCTGATCCAAGCATAAGGACTCAAGTCTACCAAGACCTAGAAGAAAAGCTTCCCACCAAAAACAAGTTGGAAACCAGGTCCGTCCCTTCCTTAGTTAGCATTCCGGCTCCTCCTACTACCAAACCCCAAAGCACTACATCTCTAAGCAATGGCCTTCCATCTGGAGTGCATTTCCCACCTCAGGATCAAAGACCACAGGGACAATATCCTCCACTGATGATGGCAACCAAAAATCATGGAACGCCAATGCCTTATGAACAGTACCCCAAATGTGACTCACCCGTTGACATTGGGTATTACTCCATGTTGAACGCGTATTCAAATCTGAGTATCTCAGGCCCACGAAGTCCTGAAAGGCGTTTCTCCTTAGACACAGATTACCGAGTGAGTTCCGTGGCCTCGGACTGCAGCAGTGAAGGGAGTATGAGCTGCGGGAGCAGTGACTCCTACGCGGGGTACAACGACCGCTCCTACGTCAGCTCTCCCGACCCGCAGCTGGAAGAGAGTCTGAAGTGTCAACACATGCACCCTCACAGCCGCCTtaattcccagcccttcttgcaGAATTTCCACGACCCCTTAACCAGAGTGCAGAGTTACAGTCATGAAGAACCAAAGTTCCATCACAAGCCTCCCCTCCCGCATCTGGCCGCGCACCTGCAGCATCCAGCTGTGGGCGCCCGGTCCAGCTGCCCCGGGGATTACCCCTCGCCACCCACTTCCACCCACTCGAAGGCACCGCACCTAGGGAGGTCTTTGGTGGCCACTAGAATAGACAGCATTTCCGATTCTCGACTCTATGACAGCTCTCCTTCAAGACAAAGAAAGCCCTACTCccgccaggaggggctgggaagctGGGATAGGCCGAGTTACGGGATGGATGCCTATGGGTATCGGCAGACTTACTCCTTACCTGATAACGCCACTCCACCCTGCTACGAGCAGTTCACCTTCCAGAGCCTACCTGagcagccagagcccaacacctGGCGAGTCCCATACTGTGGAATGCCACCCGACCCTCCCAGGTACCTGGACAACCGAGAGAAGATTTATATCAACTTGTGTAACATCTTCCCACCCGACCTTGTAAGACTGGTCATGAAAAGGAACCCTCACATGACAGATGCTCAGCAGCTGGCCGCAGCTATTTTAGTGGAGAAATCCCAGCTGGGTTATTGA